The Thermomonospora curvata DSM 43183 DNA segment CTCCGACGAGCAGGCCCGCGCCGAGCTGGCCGACGAGCCCTACAAGCTGGAGCTGATCGACCTCAAGGGCGGCGCCTCGGCCGACGACGGCTCCAGCGTGGAGGTCGGCGCCGGGCAGCTGACCATCTACGACAACCTGGACGCCAAGACCGGCGAGGTGTGCTGGAAGGACCTGTGCCGCGGCCCGCACCTGCCGACCACCCGGCACATCCCGGCCTTCAAGCTGATGCGCTCCGGCGGCGCCTACTGGCGCGGCAGCGAGAAGAACCCGCAGCTGCAGCGCATCTACGGCACCGCCTGGGAGTCGCGCGAGCGCCAGGATGCGTACCTGAAGATGCTGGAGGAGGCCGAAAAGCGCGACCACCGCAAGCTCGGGGTCGAGCTGGACCTGTTCTCCTTCCCCAGCGCGATCGGCGGCGGCCTGGCCGTCTGGCACCCCAAGGGCGGCATCGTCCGCAAGGTGATGGAGGACTACTCCCGCAAGCGGCACCTGGAGGCCGGCTACGAGTTCGTCGTCACCCCGCACCTGAGCAAGTCCACCCTGTTCGAGACCTCCGGGCACCTGGACTGGTACGCCGAGGGCATGTACCCGCCCATGGAGCTGGACGGGGCGACCTACTACCCCAAGCCGATGAACTGCCCCATGCACATCATGATCTTCAAGGCGCGGGGCAGGTCGTACCGGGAGCTGCCGCTGCGGATGTTCGAGCTGGGCACCGTCTACCGGTACGAAAAGTCCGGGGTGCTGCACGGGTTGACCCGGGCCCGCGGCTTCACCCAGGACGACGCGCACATCTTCGTCGCCCCCGACCAGCTCGCCGAGGAGCTGGCCAGCCTGCTGAAGTTCGTGGTGGGGCTGCTGCGCGACTACGGGCTGACCGAGTTCGAGGCCGAGCTGGCCACCCGCCCGGAAAAGTACGTCGGTGAGATCGCCGACTGGGAGAAGGCCCAGGCCGCGCTGGAGCACGCCCTCCAGGAGGCCGGCCTGCCCTACGTCATCGCCGAGGGCGAGGGCGCCTTCTACGCCCCCAAGATCGACGTGCACATCCGGGACGCCATCGGCCGCCGCTGGCAGCTGTCCACCCTGCAGGTGGACCTGCAGCTGCCGCAGCGCTTCGACCTGGAGTTCCAGGCCGCCGACGGCACCCGGCAGCGGCCCTACATGATCCACCGGGCGCTGTTCGGCTCGGTGGAGCGGTTCTTCGCCATCCTGCTGGAGCACTACGCCGGGGCGCTGCCGCCGTGGCTGGCTCCGGTGCAGGTGGTCGGCATCCCCATCGGGGCCTCCCACGTGCCGCACCTGGAGAAGGTGGTGGCCCAGCTGCGCGCCCGCGGGATCCGGGCCGAGGTGGACGCCTCCGACGACCGGATGCAAAAGAAGATCCGCAACGCCCAGAAGGCCAAGATCCCCTACATGCTGCTGGCCGGCGACGACGACGTCTCCAAGGACGCGGTCTCCTTCCGCTACCGCAGCGGCGAGCAGAAGAACGGCGTGCCGATCCCGGAGGCGGTCGAAGAGATCGTCCGGGCCGTCGAAGAGCGCATCCAGATCTGACGGCCCGGGCTGTGCGGCCACGCCCACCGGGCGCGGCCGCACAGCCCGGCGGGCCGCCATCGACCGTCACGACCAGGGACAGCAGCGATGAAGACCAGGAGACCGGCCGCCCGGCACGGCGCCGGGTGGCTGCGCTTCCTCGGCTACGGCGGCTCGGTGCTGCTGGTGCTGGCCGCCGTCGCGGTGCTGTTGCTGCCGCTGCTCGGCCAGGGCGGCGACGCCGGGGCCGCAGCGGGCGCCCGCTCCGCCGGCCCCTCGCAGAACGCCGCTCCGCAGCCCCTCGGGTCGCCGGGCTTCACCACCGGGCCGTCCGCCGCCGACCCGCAGCGGCCCCCCGCCCGGAGCACCACTCCCCAGGGGGACCCCCTCGGCCAGGGAGATCCGCTGAACCCGGGCGGTGACGGCGGCGAAGGAGGAGGCGGAGGCGGCCAGGGCGACCCACTGGCCCCGCGCGGCGGCACCACCCCCGACTACTGCCCGCGGGGGCTCGGCGCGGTGCGCTACGGCATGACCGGCCTGGAGGTGACCGTTCAGTTCAGCGGCGCCGCGTTCGTCCAGGTGGTGGTCCACCTGGTGGGGCTGCGCAGCCTGGAGCAGACCACCCAGGTCCAGGCGCGCCGGCCGCACACCTTCGTCTTCGAGACGGTCACGCCCGACCAGGTCGAGCGGGTCCAGGTCAAATCGGTGGGCGCGACCATCCCGCAAAGCTGCGACCTGCGCCTGAACTAGGCCCGGCCGCGTTGCGCCCCGGCGGGCGGGCGCACGTCGTCGATCACCACGTTGACCGCGGAGACCCGGGCGCCCAGCATCAGGCCGACCACCCGCGCCACGTTGGCCTTGACCGCCTTGGCGACGTCCATGATCACGCAGCCGTACTCGACCACCACGGTCAGGTCCAGCGACATCTCGCCCTCACCCCGGTGCACCCGCACCGCCTGGGCGCGTTCGCTCAGCGCGGCCACGCCGTCCACCTCCCCGGCGGCCAGCGCGGCGATTTTCTCGACCACCTCGTCCTCGATCGTGATCCGGCCCTTGACCACGGCGGCGGCCTGAGGACGCGCCTCGGCGGCCTGCTCGCCCCCGGCCGTCTTCTCTCGCCGGGCCTCCTCGGGCCGCTGGGGTTCCTGGGGGGAGCGCTGGTGGCGTCCGGGCGGCAGCAGCGTCGGCGCCACCGTGCCGGCCCCCGCCGTGCCCGACAGCGGGACGCCCGCGGGCGGTGTGGCATGCCGCCCCGGCGGCGCCGGGAAGAACGGCGGGCGGCCGCCTTCGGCGGGCGATGCGCCCTCCGCCGTTCCGTTGCCCGAGGCGCGGCTGTTGTCCAGGTCGGTCATGAAAATCCCCCACAGGTCGGAATGCTGCGTCCATCGTGTCGGATATGACCGCGATGACGCCGGAAAAGCGGTGATTCCGCCGGTAGGGGAGTCGCCGGTGCCGCATGGCCCGGCTTCAGGCAGGTGGGAGGCGCTCTCTATGCTGCTGAACAGGCGAGCAGAAGGAGAGCGCCGTCTTGAGCGTAGAGCCGAGGGAGCCCCGGGTGCCGAAGGCGCGCTTCGACGCGCCCGAATCCGCTGGTCAGGGGGTGTGCGAGGTGGAGGAGGAGCAGGCGGGCGTGGGGGTTCCCGACAACTTCCAGCGGCTGTGGACCCCGCATCGGATGGCCTATATCAAGGGGGAGGGCAAGCCCACCGGAACCGGCCCCGATGACGGCTGCCCTTTTTGCGAGATCCCCAAGATGGACGACGCAGAAGGGCTCATCGTGGCCCGGGGCGAGGTGGTGTTCGCCGTTCTCAACCTCTACCCCTACAACTCCGGGCACCTCATGGTCGTCCCGTACCGGCACATCGCCGACTACACCGAGCTGGAGACCGCCGAGACCGCGGAGCTGGCCGACTTCACCAAGCGGGCGCTGCTGGCGCTGCGCAAGGCCAGCGGGGCCCAGGGCTTCAACGTCGGGCTCAACCTCGGCCTGGTGGCCGGCGCCGGCATCGCCGCGCACCTGCACCAGCACATCGTGCCGCGCTGGGGCGGCGACACCAACTTCATGCCGGTGATCGGCCGCACCAAGGTGCTGCCGCAGCTGCTGCGCGAGACCCGGCAGCTGCTGGTCGAGGCCTGGCCGCACGAGTGAGCCGGGACTTCGGCGCCGTGGGGACGAAGGCTCAGCCGGGCCCGCGGCGCCGGGCGGCCCGCTTCCCGCCGGGCCGCCCGGCCGGGCGCTACCTGGCGACGGCGGCCAGCTTGTCGGCGGTCACCTTGTCGGCCAGGTGCGACGGCAGCGGCTCATACCGCAGGAAGGAGCGGCGGAAGGTGCCGGTGCCCTGCGTCATCGACCGCAGGTCGATGGCGTAGCGGATGATCTCCAGCTGCGGGATCTCCGCCTTGACCAGCGTCCGGCCGCCCGGCACCGACTCGCTGCCCAGCACCCGGCCGCGCCGCGCCGACAGGTCCGACATCACCGCGCCCACATACTCGTCGGGGATCAGCACCTCCACCTCGTCCACCGGCTCCAGCAGCAGGATCGGGGCCCTGCTCGCGGCGTCCTTGAGGGCCAGCGCCCCGGCGGTCTGGAAGGCCACGTCGGAGGAGTCCACCGAGTGGGCCTTGCCGTCATACAGCGTCACCCGGATGTCCACCACCGGGTAGCCGGCCAGCACGCCCCGGCTCATCTGGGCCTTGACGCCCTTTTCCACCGACGGGATGAACTGCCGCGGGATCACCCCGCCGACGATCTTGTCGACGAACTCAAAACCCGCTCCCGAGCCCAGCGGCTCGACCTCGATGTGGCAGATGCCGTACTGGCCGTGCCCGCCGCTCTGCTTGACGTGCCGGCCCATGCCCTTGGCCTTGCCGCCGAAGGTCTCCCGCAGCGGCACCCGCAGCTCCACGGTCTCCACCGCGACCCCGTACCGGGAGGCCAGCCGGTCCAGCAAGACGTCGGCGTGCGCCTCGCCCATGCACCACAGCACCAGCTGGCGGGTCTCGGCGTTGTTCTCCAGCCGCAGCGTGGGGTCCTCGGCGACCAGCCGGCCGAGGGCCTGGCTGAGCTTGTCCTCATCGGCCTTGGACTTGGCCTGGATCGCCACCGGCAGCAGGGGGTCGGGCATCTGCCAGGGCGTCATCAGCATCGGGGCGTCCTTGGCGGAGATGGTGTCGCCGGTCTCGGCCTGCGACAGCTTGGCGATCGTGCAGATGTCCCCGGCGATGCACGCCCCGATCGGGCGCTGGGTCTTGCCCAGCGGGGACGACAGGGCGCCGATGCGCTCGTCCACATCGTGGTCGGCGTGACCGCGGTCGGCCAGGCCGTGCCCGGAGACGTGCACCACGGTGTCCGGGCGCAGCGTGCCGGAGAACACCCGCACCAGCGAGATCCGCCCCACGTACGGGTCGGAGGTGGTCTTGACCACCTCGGCCACCAGCGGGCCGTCCGGGTCGCACTCCAGCCCCTCGACCGGTTTGCCGTCCACCGTGGTCACCGGCGGCAGGCCGTGCTCCAGGGGGGACGGGAACGCCCGGGTGATGACCTCCAGCAGCTCGGTCATGCCGATGACCGGCCCGGGACGGTCGCCGTGCGGCACCGAGGTGGCCAGCACCGGGTGGAAGCTGCCGCGGGCGACCGCCTTCTTCAGGTCCGTGATCAGCGTCTCGGGGTCGATCTCCTCGCCGGCGAGGTAGCGGTCCATCAGACCCTCGTCCTCGCTTTCGGTGATGATCCCTTCGATCAGGCTCGCCCGCTGCTCTTCGATGCGGTCGGCGTAGGCGGGGTCCACCTCGCACTCCACCCGCCTGCCCGAGGCGTAGTCGAAACAGGTCCGCGACAGCAGCCCATACAGCCGGTCGCCGACCGGGAAGTAACAGGGCATCACCCCGTCACCGAAGGCCTCCTGGCAGGCCGCGACCACCTCGTCGTAGTCGCCCCGCTGCTGGTCGATCTTGGTGATCACCACCGCCCGGGGCATGCCGACGGCGCCGCACTCCTCCCACAGCATCCGGGTCAGGCCGTCGACGCCGTCCACCGCCGACACCACGAACAGCGCCGCGTCGGCGGCCCGCAGCCCGGCCCGCAGATCCCCCACGAAGTCGGGGTAGCCGGGGGTGTCCAGCAGGTTGACCTTGATGCCCTCGTGCACCAGCGGCGTCAGCGTGAGATTGACCGAGCGGCGCTGGCGTATCTCGACCTCGTCGTGGTCGCTGACCGTCGAGCCGTCCTCGATGCGACCGGGCCGCTGGATCGTACCGGTCGCAGCGAGCAGCGCCTCGACGAGCGTGGTCTTGCCGGCCCCGGAATGGCCGACCAGCACCACGTTACGGATCTCACCGGGCCGGGCGGCCTCCGGGGCCCTGCCCGCGGCTCCGGGGTGACCGGTCTTTTCCGCCATGGCATCCTCCCTCACGCGGCGAGCCTTCCCCGGAAGGCCCGCGTGGATACCGGCCCGGTCCGGCCGGATCGGGCCGCTGCCGAGTGCGGCGCCTGGGGGTGACCGGCGTCACACCCGTTGCACCACAATTTCCCGACTCGGCGCCGAAGACAAGGGGCATGACCGGATGCAGCACTCTTGTATGAGCTAATGAGAATTGCCGGAGAGGAGAGCCGGCCGGGAAGATCGTCGTCCCACCCGTCCGACAAGCCTCCCGGTAGATCAGCCACTACGATGGGCGACCCCGGCGTCATGACCGGGAAGCCCCCTTGACAGACGGCAGGTGAATCGGACGGCGATGCTCAACAAACTGCGGCCCGCGCTGGGGCGGGTGCTGACCCCGATCGGCCAGGCCGTGGCGCGCACCGGAGCCTCACCCAACGTGATCACCGTTATCGGCACGGTCGGCACGGTGGCCGGCGCGCTCGGTCTGTTCCCCCGTGGCGAGTTCTTCTGGGGGACAGTGGTGATCACCGCGTTCGTGCTGTTCGACATGCTGGACGGGGCGGTCGCCCGGGTCACCGGCAAGATCAGCAAGTGGGGTGCCTTCCTGGACTCCACCTGCGACCGGGTCGCCGACGCGGCCATCTTCTCCGGGCTGATGATCGGCCTGATCGACCGCGGTGAGCGTTCGCTGGCCTTCGTGGCGCTGTACTGCCTGGTGGCCGGAGTGGTGGTCTCTTACGCCAAGGCCCGCGCCGAAGGGCTGGGCTACACCTGCAACGTCGGGATCGCCGAGCGCTCCGAACGGCTGATCATCGTGCTGGTGGCGGCCGGGCTGGACGGGCTGGGCGTCCCCTATGCGCTGGCCGTCGCCCTGTGGGTGCTGGCCGTGCTGGCCACGTTCACCGTCGGCCAGCGTCTGGCCGCCGTCCGCCGCCAGGCCCTGGCCCCGTCTTCAGGGGCCTCTCCCGAGGCCGGCTCTCGCGTCCCGGAGCCGCATCCATGACCCTTTCCGCCACCGCGCGCCTGCGGGAGGAGGCCACCGACGCCGCCTACGCACTGGGCTGGCGGGTGGTGCGCAAGATGCCCGAGCGAAGCGCGCGGCTGCTGTTCGCCGCGCTGGCCGACCAGACCTGGCAGCGGCACGGCAAGGGAGTGCGGCAACTGGAGAAGAACCTGTGCCGGGTGCTGGGCAAGGACGCCGTCGACGACGAGGTCCGCATCCTCAGCAAGCGGGCGCTGCGCTCCTACATGCGGTACTGGCTGGAGGTCTTCCGGCTGCCGGAGATCAGCCGCGAGCGCATCCTGGGCGACATGCGCGTCAGCGGCCACGAGAAGCTGTTCGCCACCCTCGACTCCGGCCGCGGCGCCGTGCTGGCCCTGCCGCACATGGGCAACTACGAGCAGGCAGGCGCCTGGGTCGGGCTCCAGGGCTACCCGATCACCACCGTCGCCGAACGGCTGCGGCCGCAGTCGCTGTTCGACCGGTTCGTCGCCTTCCGGCAGAGCCTGGGCTTTGAGGTGCTGCCGCTGGGCGGCGGCAACGGCGCCACCGTGTTCGGCACCCTGGCCCGCCGGCTGCGCGCCGGACGGCTGGTCTGCCTGGTCGCCGACCGCGACCTGACCTCCGGCGGGGTGGAGGTGGACTTCTTCGGCAAACCCGCCCGCATGCCCGGCGGCCCGGCCGCCCTGGCGCTGCAGACCGGGACCCCGCTTTATCCCGTCACGCTCTGGTACGACGGTCCCCGCTGGGCCGCGAAGGTCCATGAGGAGATCCCCGTGCCGGACGCCGGCTCCCGCAAGGACAAGGTCCGCGCGATGACCCAGAGCCTCGCCCTGGTCTTCCAAGAAGGCATCGCCCAGCACCCCGAGGACTGGCACATGCTCCAGAAGATCTGGGTGGAGGACCTGGCGTGAAGATCGGCATCGTCTGCCCCTACACCTGGAACGTCCCCGGCGGGGTGCAGCAGCACATCCGGGACCTGGCCGAGGCCCTCATCGCCGCCGGCCACCAGGTCTCCGTGCTCGCCCCCGCCGACGACGACGCCCCCCTGCCCCACTACGTGGTGGGCGCCGGACGCGCGGTGCCGGTCCCCTACAACGGGTCGGTGGCCCGCCTGGCGTTCGGGTTCCTGTCGGCCAGCCGGGTGCGGCGCTGGATCCGCGAGGGCGGCTTCGATGTGCTGCACGTCCACGAACCGGCCGCCCCCTCGCTGGGCATCCTGGCCTGCTGGGCCGCCGACGGCCCCATCGTGGGCACCTTCCACGCCTCCTATGAAAAGTCCCGGGTGGTCTCGGTGACCGCGCCGATCCTGCAGAGCGCCCTGGAGAAGATCACCGGGCGGATCGCGGTGTCGGAGGCCGCCCGCAAGACGCTGGTGGAGCACCTGGGGGGCGATGCGGTGCTGATCCCCAACGGGGTGGCCACCGAACGCTACGCCATGGCCGACCCGCTGCCGGGCTGGCCCGGCCGCGGCGACGGCGCCCAGCCCCGCCCCGGCGGCGGCACCCTCGGCTTCCTGGGCCGCATCGACGAGCCCCGCAAGGGGCTGCAGGTGCTGCTGAAGGCCTTCGCCATCTTGGGCCGGCAGCGTCCCAAGCTCCGGCTGCTGGTGGCCGGCCCCGGCGACGCCGACGACATGATCGCCAAGGAGGTCCCCGCCGACCTGCGCGACCGGGTGGTGCTGCTGGGCATGGTCAGCGAAGAGGACAAGATCCGCGCCTACCACTCGGTGGACGTGTTCGTCGCCCCCAACCTGGGCGGGGAGAGCTTCGGCATCGTGCTGGCCGAGGCCATGTCCGCCGGCGCCCCCATCATCGCCAGCGACATCGAGGCCTTCCGCCGGGTGCTGCTGGACGGCAAGGCCGGCGTGCTGTTCCCGGTCGGCGACCATGAGGCGCTGGCCGCGGCCGCCGCCGAGCTGCTGGACGACCCGGCGCGCCGCAAGCAGCTGTCGGCCGAGGCCCGTGCCGCCGTGCGCGCCTACGACTGGTCCACCGTGGCCCGCGAAGTGGTACGCGTCTATGAGACCGTCGCGGTGGACGGCATGAGCGTCGTCGAGTCCGGAGTCACCGCCTGATGCCGCCTTCCTGGCTGCTGGACGTCCTGCTGGGCGTGGCGTTCCTGGTCCTGGTCGGCATGTACGTCTCCTGGCGGGCCACCAGGCTGGACCGGCTGCATGTGCGGGTGGAGACCGCCCGCGCGGCACTGGACGCCGCGCTGGTGCGCCGCTCGGCCGTGGCCTTGGAGCTGGCCGCCTCCCGGCTGCTGGACCCGGCCACCAGCCTGGTGCTGGCCACCGCCGCCCACCGGGCGCGCACCGCCGACGCCGAAGGCCGCGAGTTCGCCGAAAGCGACCTGTCGCGCGCCCTGCGGGCGGTGGTCGGCCAGCCCGACTTCCGCGCCACCTTGCTGGCCGCCCAGGGCGGCTCCGGGGAGGAGGGCACGGCGCTGCTGGACGAGCTGGACGCCGCCGCCCAGAAGGTCATCTACGCCCGGCGCTTTTACAACGACGCCGTCGCCGCCGCCCGGCTGGCCCGCCGCAAACTGCTGGTCCGGCTGATCCCGCTGGCCGGCCGGGCGCCGTTGCCGGACTTCTTCGAAATCGACGACGCCGCCCCGCGGATCTGAGCCCGCTTCCGGCGCGCCCGGCCCGTGGCCGGTGCCTCGAGGACGGGGCTCGGCTGCGGGAGGCGGCGCATGGCCGGATCCGGGCCTCCCCAAAGCCCGGCGGAGGGCTCTTTGGGGCGCGGAAAGGGCTCACCGGTCGGTTACGCTCTGCACATCGCGCCGCGAACACCGGAGAAAGGGCCGAACGTGCGATTGGTGATGAGCCGGGCCACCGCCGTGCTCGGGATCTGTGCCCTGGGGGCGGCCCTGGCCGCCTGCTCGGGCGGCGACCCCAAGCCGTCCCCCTCCTCGGCGGCCCCCGCCACCACCGCGCCGGCTCCCCCTTACCACCCCTTCACCGGGGGGACCAGCGGGCTGCGCAACCCCGTTCTGGCCGTCAAGATCGAAAACACCCGGCCGGCGCTGCCGCAGTCGGGCGTCCGCGAAGCCGACATCGTCTACGTCGAGCAGATCGAAGGCGGGGAGACCCGCCTGATGGCCGTCTACTCCTCCAAGCTCCCCAAGCGAGTGGGCCCGGTGCGCAGCGCCCGCATCTCCGACCTGCAGATCCTGCGCCAGTACGGGAAACCGGCCTTCGCCTTCTCCGGGGCGCACCCGGAGTTCAAGCCCCAGCTGCGCCGCGCCCCCCTCTATGAGGTCTCCCACGAGACCAGCGAGCCGGCCTACTACCGCTCCCGTGACCGGCGCATCCCCTACAACCTCTATGCCGACCCCGAAAAGCTGCTGAAAGCGGCGCCCAAGGCCGACCTGCCCCGCGACATCGGCTTCCGTTTCGGCCCCGCTCCGGCCGGCGGCAAGCCCACCAAGAGCCACACCGCCCGCTGGCCCGCCGCCCGCATGGGCTTCACCTGGTCGGACAAGGAGAAACGGTGGCTGGTGACCCACGACGGGCGCCCCGACACCGCCGCCGAGGGCGGTGTGCTGGGCGGGCAGACCGTCGTCATCCAGTACGTCAAGACGACCCGCTCCCGCTTCCGGGACGTCCTGGGCGCCTACACCCCCGTCGTGCACACCGTCGGCAGCGGACGGGCCCTGGTGCTGCGCGACGGCATGTCCTATGAGGCCCGCTGGTCGCGGCCCGGCCCCGCACAGGGCACCACCTTCACCACCGCCGGCGGCGAGCCGATGACCTTCGCGCCGGGCCAGGTCTGGATCGTCCTGGTCAACGACGGCAAGCCCGTGATTCCCTGACCGGTGCCGGCCTTCGGGAGGCTCTGTTTCCCGCGACGTGATGCGGATCTCCCGGCGCCGCCCGGTCGCGGCGGGTCAAGCAGGTCGCCGCCAGGCAATACCATGGATAACGTCACAGTCGTCCGTTTCGTGAGGTAAGCCGGTGTCCGCTTCCACTCCCGCCCCCGCTCAGCCCACCCCCGAGACCGGTACCGCCCGGGTCAAGCGGGGCATGGCCGAGATGCTCAAGGGCGGTGTGATCATGGACGTGGTCACACCCGAGCAGGCCAAGATCGCCGAGGATGCCGGTGCGGTCGCCGTGATGGCCTTGGAGAGGGTGCCCGCCGACATCCGCGCCGAAGGCGGCGTGTCCCGGATGAGCGACCCGGAGATGATCGAGGGCATCATCAACGCCGTGTCCATCCCCGTCATGGCCAAGGCCCGCATCGGGCACTTCGTCGAGGCCCAGGTACTGCAGGCGCTCGGGGTGGACTACATCGACGAATCCGAGGTCCTCACCCCCGCCGACTACGAAAACCACATCGACAAGTGGGCCTTCACGGTGCCGTTCGTGTGCGGCGCCACCAACTTGGGCGAGGCGCTGCGCCGCATCAACGAGGGCGCGGCCATGATCCGCTCCAAGGGCGAGGCCGGCACCGGTGACGTCTCCAACGCCGTCACCCACATGCGCCGCATCCGCTCGGAGATCCGGCGGCTGTCGGCGCTGCCCGAAGATGAGCTGTACGTGGCGGCCAAGGAGCTGCAGGCCCCCTACGAGCTGGTCAAGGAGGTCGCCGAGACCGGCAAGCTGCCGGTGGTGCTGTTCACCGCCGGCGGCATCGCCACCCCGGCCGATGCGGCCATGATGATGCAGCTGGGCGCCGACGGCGTGTTCGTCGGCTCGGGCATCTTCAAGTCCGGCGACCCGGTCCGCCGCGCCGAGGCGATCGTCAAGGCCACCACCTTCTACGACGACCCCGATGTGATCGCCAAGGTCTCGCGCGGCCTCGGTGAGGCCATGGTCGGCATCAACGTCGACACGCTGAGCGAGCGCGAGCGGCTGGCCAACCGCGGCTGGTAACCCCGGCCGCACGGCGAGGGCCGATCGGCCCTCGCCGCTCGCCTGCGGGCGGGTTAGGCTGGGCGCGGCTATCGCAAACGCCGATCGTCGGCGGCCCGGGCGACCTCCAGGAGGGGAGACAATGGCCTGGTCGGTTGCGCTCGCCTGTGCCAGCGCCGGACCACCGGCCGAGGTGTTCCGGCCGGGGCTGAGCCTGGACCCGGACGCCGCGGCACGGGTGGCCCGTGGCCTCTACCCGGCGGCCAGGCTCGTGGAGACCGGCGAGACCGTCCTGGACTTCGCGCTGTGGCCGTATGAGGACGAGCTGTTCGTCGGCGCCTACGAGCGGGCGCTGCTGGTGTGCGACCGGCGCCTGTTCGGCATGGACGAGGACGCCCGCCGCATCGCCGACACCGTCGGCACCGCGCTGCCCGGCGGCCAGGGCGGGGTGCTGGTGCTGCACAGCGTGATCTCCGGCTGCTGGTTCCGCCGCTACGAGCACGGCCGGGTGGTCCGCGAGGTGTACGTGACCGCCGAGGACGGCGTGGTGATCGACCAGGGCGAGCGCCTGCCGGCCGAGCGGCCCTACTGGAAGGCCATCGACGCAGGCGCCCAGGACGTGCCGCTGCCGTTCGACCAGGAGTCCTTCGGCCTGGAGCTGGCCCAGACCTACATGCTGGGCCGGGGCATCGCCGACCGCGGCGAGGACGGCTTTTTGCCGTTGGAGCTCCCGCTGCGCCGCTTCAAGATCGGCTGAGGCGGGTCCCGCCGTGCACGCCGCGCGGCGCTGAGCGTTTACTCTCATAGCAGTCCACATGTCCCCAGAAGGGCAGCCCGTGACCGATCCTGTGACCAGTTCCGTGACCGATTCTGTGACCGGCCCGGTGCCGACGATCGGCGTCCTCGCCCTGCAGGGGGATGTGCGTGAGCACGCCCGCGCGCTGCGCTCGGCGGGCGCCCGGGCGGTGCCCGTGCGCCGGCCGCAGGAGCTGGAGCAGGTGGACGGGCTGGTGATCCCGGGCGGGGAGTCGACCACCATGTGGAAGCTGGCCCGGGCCTTCGACCTGCTGGACCCGCTGCGCAAGCGCGTGGAGGCGGGCATGCCGGCCTACGGCTCCTGCGCCGGCATGATCATGCTCGCCGACCGCATCCGGGACGGGGTCGCGGGCCAGGAGACCGTCGGCGGCATCGACATGACGGTCCGCCGCAACGCCTTCGGCCGCCAGGTGGACTCCTTCGAGACCGACGTCACGCTGCCGGTCCTGCAGCCGCCCGGCCCGTTCCGGGCGGTCTTCATCCGCGCTCCCTGGGTGGAGTCGGTCGGTGACTCAGTTGAGATCCTCGGGCGCATCGAGGGGGGTGAGCGGACCGGTAGGATCGTCGCCGTCCGTCAGGGGCGCCTGGTGGCGACCGCGTTCCATCCCGAGCTCACCGGGGACTTTCGCGTGCACCGGTACTTCGCCGAGCTGGTGCGTCAGGCGATGGAAGAGGGGTAGACAATGGCCGGCCATTCCAAATGGGCGACGACCAAGCACAAGAAGGCCGTACTGGACGCCAAGCGCGGCAAGCTGTTCGCCAAGCTCATCAAGAACATCGAGGTGGCGGCGCGCACCGGCGGCGGCGACCCGGACGCCAACCCCACGCTCTATGACGCCATCTACAAGGCCAAGAAGAACTCCGTCCCCAACGACAACATCGAGCGCGCCCGCCGGCGGGGCGCCGGCGAGGAGGCCGGCGGCGCCGACTGGCAGACGGTCATGTACGAGGGCTACGCCCCCGGCGGGGTGGCCCTGCTGATCGAGTGCCTGACCGACAACCGCAACCGGGCCGCCTCGGAGGTCCGCACCGCCGTCACCCGCAACGGCGGCTCCATGGCCGAGCCCGGCTCGGTGTCCTACCTGTTCAACCGCAAGGGCATCATCATCGTCCCC contains these protein-coding regions:
- a CDS encoding YebC/PmpR family DNA-binding transcriptional regulator; the protein is MAGHSKWATTKHKKAVLDAKRGKLFAKLIKNIEVAARTGGGDPDANPTLYDAIYKAKKNSVPNDNIERARRRGAGEEAGGADWQTVMYEGYAPGGVALLIECLTDNRNRAASEVRTAVTRNGGSMAEPGSVSYLFNRKGIIIVPKKDVTEDDVMMAVLDAGAEEVNDLGESLEVVSEPGDLVAVRTALQEAGIDYESAEAKWVPSVSVPLDEETAKKVFRLIEALEDSDDVQEVFANFDVSDEVLQAVG